The Gasterosteus aculeatus chromosome 8, fGasAcu3.hap1.1, whole genome shotgun sequence genome has a window encoding:
- the farp2 gene encoding FERM, ARHGEF and pleckstrin domain-containing protein 2 isoform X1 has protein sequence MGDLEGSYRALQTPGVRLGAQFNPGVSTLEPGHSLGGTPAGRSPGRELQIRVQGLDDSQEFFNVDTKALGQYLLSEVFLRGNLIERDYFGLEFQNLQMNWAWLEPTKPIVRQVRRPANALFRLSVKFFPPDPGQLQEEYTRYLFSLQMKRDLMESRLICTENTGALLASHLVQSEIGDYDDAADRDFLKSTQLLPYQEKVQERIMELHRRHLGQTPAESDFQILEIARKLEMYGVRFHPAADREGSKINLAVAHMGLQVFQGNTKINTFNWSKIRKLSFKRKRFLIKLYPEVHGPHQDTLEFLMASRDQCKIFWKICVEYHSFFRMFDQPQPKSKAILFTRGSSFRYSGRTQKQLVDYVRESGAKRTPYQRRNSKVRMSARSLATDVPKQSLSFNDSLCAPGSASSATVSFSPARSPPRTELQPRGAAPTPSRSPASPQQLQLQSPLQAARPPSPPKEEPAKAASPSHFAFQDSAADSPQASPVSSKGPLCLSPSFQMSTLSLPGQNPSPLQSPVLGEGGSNARLEEEEEGRRKRYPTDKAYFIAKEILTTERTYLKDLEVITVWFRSAVIKENAMPEVLMNLLFSNIDPIYEFHRGFLKELDQRLALWEGRSNAHVKGDFQRIGDVMLGNMCALKEFTGFLQKHDEVLTELEKASKRLKKLETVYKEFELQKVCYLPLNTFLLKPIQRLMHYKLILERLCKHYSPAHRDHDDCKEALKEVAEIAAQLQSSLIRLENFQKLTELQRDLIGIENLTGPGREFIREGCLYKLTKKGLQQRMFFLFSDMLLYTSKGVTATNQFKVHGQLPLHGMILIVLDTPVEESENEWSVPHCFTIYSAQRTVVVAASSRVEMGKWIEDLNLAIDLAKKSQEKSSIFLDAGLGDHSNRSSDEVSLEQESEDDMNSSHTSLDKQTHHRANTTMHVCWHRNTSVSMSDHSQAVENQLSGYLLRKFKNSNGWQKLWVVFTNFCLFFYKTHQDDFPLASLPLLGYTVSTPDETDGIHKDYVFKLQFKSHVYFFRAESEYTFERWMEVIKSAASTTGRMSLLVPKGGPAEMNGN, from the exons ATGGGGGACCTCGAGGGTTCATACCGGGCCCTGCAGACCCCCGGCGTGCGGCTGGGAGCGCAGTTCAACCCCGGCGTCAGCACGCTGGAGCCGGGCCACAGCCTCGGCGGCACCCCGGCCGGCAGGAGCCCCGGCCGAGAGCTGCAGATCCGTGTGCAGGGCCTGGACGACTCCCAGGAGTTCTTCAATGTCGAC acAAAGGCTCTTGGACAGTACCTCCTCTCTGAGGTTTTCTTGAGAGGGAATCTCATAGAGCGGGATTACTTTGGCCTGGAGTTTCAGAACTTGCAGATGAACTGG GCTTGGCTGGAACCCACCAAACCCATAGTGAGACAAGTCCGGA ggCCGGCAAATGCGCTTTTCAGGCTGTCTGTGAAGTTCTTCCCTCCAGACCCGggtcagctgcaggaggagtaCACCAG GTACCTGTTCTCGCTGCAGATGAAAAGAGATCTGATGGAATCCAGGTTGATCTGCACAGAAAATACCGGAGCCCTGCTGGCCTCTCACCTCGTCCAGT CGGAGATTGGCGACTACGACGACGCGGCGGACCGGGACTTCCTTAAGTCGACCCAGCTGTTGCCGTACCAAGAGAAGGTGCAGGAGCGGATCATGGAGCTGCACCGACGGCACCT CGGCCAGACTCCCGCTGAATCAGATTTCCAAATCCTGGAGATTGCGCGTAAACTGGAGATGTACGGCGTCCGCTTCCACCCAGCGGCCGACCGGGAAGGCTCCAAGATCAACCTGGCCGTTGCTCACATGGGCCTTCAGGTGTTTCAG GGCAACACCAAAATAAACACCTTCAATTGGTCCAAGATTCGCAAACTGAGCTTCAAGAGAAAGCGGTTCCTGATCAAGCTCTACCCGGAGGTTCAC GGGCCCCATCAGGACACGCTGGAGTTCCTGATGGCCAGTCGCGACCAGTGTAAGATCTTCTGGAAGATCTGCGTGGAATACCACTCGTTTTTCCGCATGTTCGACCAACCCCAGCCCAAATCCAAAGCCATCCTCTTCACCAGAGGCTCTTCCTTCAGATACAG TGGACGGACCCAGAAGCAGCTCGTCGACTACGTCAGGGAAAGCGGTGCGAAGAGAACTCCGTACCAGAG GAGGAACAGTAAAGTCCGAATGTCTGCTCGCTCCCTCGCCACCGATGTGCCAAAACAG AGCTTGTCGTTCAACGACAGTCTCTGTGCcccaggctccgcctcctccgccaccGTGTCCTTCTCCCCGGCGCGCAGCCCCCCACGGACTGAGCTCCAGCCGCGGGGGGCTGCGCCCACGCCGAGCCGGTCCCCGGCCTCgccgcagcagctccagcttcaGTCCCCTCTGCAGGCCGCCAGACCCCCGAGCCCTCCGAAGGAAGAACCCGCCAAGGCCGCGTCCCCGTCTCACTTCGCTTTTCAAG ATTCCGCTGCAGACAGCCCTCAGGCCTCCCCCGTCAGCTCCAAAGGCCCCCTCTGCTTGTCCCCCTCCTTCCAGATGTCCACCCTCAGCCTGCCGGGCCAGAACCCGTCGCCCCTGCAGAGCCCCGTCCTGGGCGAGGGTGGCAGTAATGCCAGGctcgaggaggaagaggagggcaggaggaag CGATATCCCACCGACAAGGCCTACTTCATCGCCAAAGAGATTCTGACCACAGAGCGAACGTACCTGAAGGACCTCGAGGTCATCACTGTG TGGTTCCGCAGCGCCGTGATCAAAGAGAACGCCATGCCCGAAGTCCTGATGAACCTCCTCTTCTCCAACATCGACCCCATCTACGAGTTCCACCGGGGCTTCCTCAAGGAGCTGGACCAGAGACTGGCTCTCTG GGAGGGACGCTCCAACGCTCACGTCAAGGGGGACTTCCAGAGGATCGGCGACGTGATGCTGGGGAACATGTGCGCTCTCAAG GAATTCACCGGCTTCCTGCAGAAACACGACGAGGTGCTGACCGAGCTGGAAAAAGCCAGCAAGAGGCTGAAGAAGCTGGAGACGGTCTACAAGGAGTTTGAGCTGCAGAAGGTGTGCTACCTGCCCCTCAATACCTTCCTGCTCAAGCCCATCCAGCGCCTCATGCACTACAAGCTCATCCTGGAGCGGCTGTGCAAGCACTATTCCCCCGCCCACCGCGACCACGACGACTGCAAGG AGGCTCTGAAGGAAGTGGCGGAGATCGCCGCCCAGCTCCAGAGCAGCCTGATCCGCCTGGAGAACTTCCAGAAGCTGACGGAGCTGCAGAGAGACCTGATCGGCATAGAGAACCTGACGGGGCCGGGCAGG GAGTTCATACGAGAGGGGTGTCTGTACAAACTCACAAAGAAAGGCCTGCAGCAGAGGATGTTTTTCCTG TTCTCCGACATGCTCCTCTACACGAGCAAAGGCGTCACGGCGACCAACCAGTTCAAAGTGCACGGCCAGCTGCCCCTTCACGGCATGATC CTCATAGTGCTGGATACACCG GTTGAGGAGAGCGAAAACGAGTGGTCGGTCCCTCACTGCTTCACCATCTACTCTGCTCAGAGGACCGTCGTCGTGGCCGCCAG CTCTAGAGTGGAGATGGGGAAGTGGATTGAGGACCTGAACTTGGCCATTGACCTGGCAAAGAAATCCCAGGAGAAGTCCAGCATCTTCCTTGACGCAGGACTCGGCGATCACTCCAACC GGTCGTCCGACGAGGTGTCTCTGGAGCAGGAGTCGGAGGACGACATGAACTCGTCGCACACGTCGCTGGACAAGCAGACGCACCACCGCGCCAACACCACCATGCACGTGTGCTGGCACCGTAACACCAGCGTGTCTATGTCCGATCACAGCCAGGCTGTGGAG AACCAGCTGTCCGGTTACCTCCTGAGGAAGTTCAAGAACAGCAACGGCTGGCAGAAGCTCTGGGTGGTCTTCACCAACTTCTGCTTGTTCTTCTACAAGACTCACCAG GACGACTTCCCCCTGGCCAGCCTGCCCCTGCTCGGCTACACGGTGAGCACCCCCGACGAGACGGACGGCATTCACAAGGACTACGTCTTCAAGCTGCAGTTCAAGTCCCACGTTTACTTTTTCCGGGCGGAGAGCGAGTACACCTTCGAAAG ATGGATGGAGGTGATCAAGAGCGCGGCCAGCACCACGGGCCGGATGAGCCTGCTCGTGCCCAAAGGAGGTCCCGCGGAGATGAACGGGAACTGA